In Quadrisphaera sp. DSM 44207, one DNA window encodes the following:
- a CDS encoding ATP-binding SpoIIE family protein phosphatase translates to MLTPVQALFAGAGSLRADYEGVDWAAGPLGPVEQWSQSLRTTVSICLASEFPILLWWGPDLVMIYNEAYRPMVLDKHPHALGRPGRDVFPEIWAMLEPMLRAVRSGRETTYSENQLMLLERRGFAEECYFTFSVSGVVDDDGSEGGIFTAALETTAQVIERRRLDLLRRLGALSEALDLQEVSSRALAALRDESADLPAVDLLLPAADGGLVAVEPAGELAAGLIPRQGAIEAPGSVRGAVPAEDRVVRLDVPIRGGDGRPAVLVVRLSDRLAADEEYLSFLGSVASGVGGALSASHQYQIERGRADTQSQLAERLEGLVSVAQLLGGAQTESAVLHVVTGRGATVLGAVGGVLGLRAGDGADAAGGLDGTDAAGGLDGTDAAGGVDGTVGAGVDGTVGAGVDGAVDGTVRLLSSDFLSDDLRAEIAVLPVAFPLPVVHTARTGEPLFLTDRAGTLELFPDAADLYARTSAQASATVPLRSGSVLMGSLSVAWDHPRDFTAADRDLLAALAALCAQALDRVRARAAERESVAAVQRMSETLQRSLLTEPPQADDLQIAVRYSPASEQAQVGGDWYDAFTTPDGCTSLVIGDVTGHDRDAAAAMGQVRNLLRATAYAAPASPAGVLAALEQAMSGLAVDTLATAVLAQLERTRTARGEEQRVLRWSNAGHLPPLLRRPDGTVTVLDSGDPDLLLGLDPATARTDGRAVLEEGATLLLYTDGLVEQRGEALDAGVERLRAALRDLGGLPLEELCDRLLDQLREHGPAGRGGAADDVALLAVRAHPRARAVARTSLPSSPASVSPARRFAVQACRDAGLEDLTDTVALLVSEVATNAVRHGEGDVRITVLAAAASVRIEVADDAAGAPVPRTAREEDEGGRGLALVDALSTAWGAEPAGRGKVVWFEVGA, encoded by the coding sequence GTGCTGACACCCGTCCAGGCGCTCTTCGCCGGCGCCGGATCGCTGCGCGCGGACTACGAGGGGGTCGACTGGGCCGCCGGCCCGCTCGGGCCCGTGGAGCAGTGGTCGCAGTCCCTGCGCACGACGGTGTCCATCTGCCTGGCCTCGGAGTTCCCCATCCTCCTGTGGTGGGGCCCGGACCTCGTGATGATCTACAACGAGGCCTACCGGCCGATGGTGCTCGACAAGCACCCGCACGCCCTCGGCCGCCCCGGCCGGGACGTGTTCCCGGAGATCTGGGCGATGCTCGAGCCGATGCTGCGCGCCGTGCGCAGCGGCCGGGAGACCACCTACTCCGAGAACCAGCTGATGCTGCTCGAGCGGCGCGGCTTCGCCGAGGAGTGCTACTTCACCTTCTCCGTCTCGGGCGTCGTCGACGACGACGGCAGCGAGGGCGGCATCTTCACGGCCGCGCTGGAGACCACCGCGCAGGTGATCGAGCGCCGCCGCCTGGACCTGCTGCGCCGCCTCGGCGCGCTCAGCGAGGCCCTGGACCTGCAGGAGGTCTCCTCGCGCGCGCTGGCGGCGCTGCGCGACGAGAGCGCCGACCTGCCGGCCGTCGACCTGCTGCTGCCCGCCGCCGACGGCGGGCTCGTCGCCGTCGAGCCCGCCGGCGAGCTGGCCGCGGGGCTGATCCCGCGGCAGGGGGCGATCGAGGCGCCCGGGAGCGTCCGCGGCGCCGTCCCCGCCGAGGACCGCGTGGTGCGCCTGGACGTGCCGATCCGCGGCGGCGACGGCCGCCCGGCCGTGCTCGTCGTCCGCCTGAGCGACCGCCTCGCCGCCGACGAGGAGTACCTGTCCTTCCTCGGCTCCGTCGCGAGCGGCGTCGGCGGCGCGCTCAGCGCCTCGCACCAGTACCAGATCGAGCGCGGGCGGGCCGACACGCAGTCGCAGCTGGCGGAGCGCCTGGAGGGCCTGGTCTCCGTCGCGCAGCTGCTCGGCGGCGCGCAGACGGAGAGCGCCGTCCTGCACGTGGTCACCGGGCGCGGCGCCACGGTGCTCGGCGCCGTCGGGGGCGTGCTGGGCCTGCGCGCGGGGGACGGCGCGGACGCCGCCGGCGGGCTCGACGGCACGGACGCCGCCGGCGGGCTCGACGGCACGGACGCCGCCGGCGGGGTCGACGGCACGGTCGGCGCCGGGGTCGACGGCACGGTCGGCGCCGGGGTCGACGGCGCGGTCGACGGCACGGTGCGGCTGCTCAGCAGCGACTTCCTCAGCGACGACCTGCGCGCGGAGATCGCGGTGCTGCCCGTCGCGTTCCCGCTGCCGGTGGTGCACACCGCCCGCACGGGGGAGCCGCTGTTCCTCACCGACCGCGCCGGCACGCTGGAGCTGTTCCCGGACGCCGCGGACCTGTACGCCCGCACGAGCGCGCAGGCGTCCGCGACGGTGCCGCTGCGCTCGGGCAGCGTGCTGATGGGCTCGCTGTCGGTGGCCTGGGACCACCCGCGCGACTTCACCGCCGCGGACCGGGACCTGCTGGCGGCGCTGGCGGCGCTGTGCGCGCAGGCGCTGGACCGGGTGCGGGCCCGCGCCGCCGAGCGCGAGTCCGTCGCCGCCGTCCAGCGCATGTCCGAGACCCTGCAGCGCAGCCTGCTGACCGAGCCGCCGCAGGCCGACGACCTGCAGATCGCCGTCCGCTACTCCCCCGCCTCCGAGCAGGCCCAGGTCGGCGGGGACTGGTACGACGCCTTCACCACCCCCGACGGGTGCACGTCGCTGGTGATCGGGGACGTGACCGGGCACGACCGCGACGCGGCGGCGGCCATGGGCCAGGTGCGCAACCTGCTGCGCGCCACCGCCTACGCCGCGCCCGCGAGCCCGGCGGGCGTGCTCGCCGCCCTGGAGCAGGCGATGAGCGGCCTGGCCGTCGACACCCTCGCCACCGCCGTCCTCGCCCAGCTCGAGCGGACGCGGACCGCGCGCGGGGAGGAGCAGCGGGTGCTGCGCTGGTCCAACGCCGGGCACCTGCCGCCCCTGCTGCGCCGCCCCGACGGCACCGTGACCGTGCTGGACTCCGGCGACCCGGACCTCCTCCTCGGCCTCGACCCGGCGACGGCCCGCACGGACGGCCGCGCGGTGCTCGAGGAGGGGGCGACGCTGCTGCTGTACACCGACGGCCTCGTCGAGCAGCGCGGGGAGGCCCTCGACGCCGGGGTGGAGCGGCTGCGCGCCGCCCTGCGCGACCTCGGCGGCCTGCCGCTGGAGGAGCTGTGCGACCGGCTGCTCGACCAGCTGCGCGAGCACGGCCCGGCCGGGCGCGGCGGCGCCGCGGACGACGTCGCCCTGCTCGCGGTGCGGGCGCACCCGCGGGCGCGGGCGGTGGCCCGCACGAGCCTGCCCTCCTCCCCCGCCAGCGTCTCCCCGGCCCGCCGCTTCGCCGTGCAGGCCTGCCGCGACGCGGGCCTGGAGGACCTCACCGACACCGTCGCCCTGCTGGTCAGCGAGGTCGCGACGAACGCCGTGCGGCACGGGGAGGGCGACGTGCGGATCACGGTGCTGGCCGCGGCGGCGTCCGTGCGGATCGAGGTGGCCGACGACGCCGCGGGCGCGCCCGTGCCGCGCACCGCGCGCGAGGAGGACGAGGGCGGGCGGGGGCTCGCCCTCGTCGACGCCCTGTCCACCGCGTGGGGCGCGGAGCCGGCCGGGCGCGGCAAGGTCGTCTGGTTCGAGGTCGGCGCCTGA
- a CDS encoding ribonucleoside-diphosphate reductase subunit alpha has translation MTQVADDAPSVESPTPDEPTGPSTPTAVITRRGTLAPFDAERIRVAITKAFLEVEGEAAESSPRVHEQVQEVTDSVVATLVRNSLAEAGSSGRPVLLEEVQDQVELALMRAGQFRVARAYIVYREAHAKARREREAGLPQVAVPSLSVRTTEGELVPLDRDRLRTVVAEACSGLPTVDADAVVSEAVRTLYDGVGELELAQALVLAARTKVEADPDYTYVSSRLLLDVLRTEALTAVFGERRTASQAEMAAIYPEYLERYVAKGIGLGMLDPRLAEFDLDRLGAAIAAERDLDFTFLGLQTLYDRYFLHERGQRYELPQAFFLRVAMGLALGEAEKEERAIEFYRLISSFDFMCSTPTLFNAGTTRPQLSSCFLTTVSDDLSGIFQSIKDNALLAKYSGGLGNDWTPVRGIGAHIRGTNGQSQGIVPFLKIANDTAVAVNQGGKRKGAVCAYLETWHIDVEEFLELRKNTGDERRRTHDMNTANWVPDLFMQRVAEGGTWTLFSPDETADLHDLYGPAFAQRYAQYEAAAQRGELRVHRTLGAVDLWRKMLTALFETGHPWITFKDPCNLRSPQQHVGVVHSSNLCTEITLNTSAEEVAVCNLGSVNLAAHVTEQGLDVERLRRTVRTAVRMLDNVIDLNLYTIPQAERANQRHRPVGLGLMGFQDALFTLRLPYSSQAAVEFADTSMEQISYAAIEASADLAAERGAYASFEGSLWSRGVLPIDSLEVLREARGGDVVLDTSATLDWAPLREKVQRQGMRNSNVMAIAPTATISNIVGVAQSIEPMYRNLFVKSNMSGDFTVVNAALVRDLAERGLWDEVMVSDLKYFDGSLGQIDRVPADLRDLYATAFEVDPHWLVLAAARRQKWIDQAQSLNLYVSRPNGRMLDELYRAAWQNGLKTTYYLRSQSATHVEKSTLRGTDGKLNAVSTGAPAAAPAAAPAAVAAIAPAAAPASVVPAQAVATAPPAAVTTSPSPVVVLPDTAAAACSIENGEDCEACQ, from the coding sequence GTGACCCAGGTCGCCGACGACGCGCCGAGCGTCGAGAGCCCCACGCCCGACGAGCCCACCGGCCCGTCCACCCCCACCGCGGTGATCACGCGCCGGGGCACCCTGGCGCCCTTCGACGCCGAGCGCATCCGCGTCGCGATCACGAAGGCGTTCCTCGAGGTCGAGGGCGAGGCCGCCGAGAGCTCCCCGCGCGTGCACGAGCAGGTGCAGGAGGTCACCGACTCCGTCGTGGCCACCCTGGTGCGCAACTCCCTCGCCGAGGCCGGCTCCTCCGGGCGCCCGGTCCTCCTCGAGGAGGTGCAGGACCAGGTCGAGCTGGCCCTGATGCGGGCCGGGCAGTTCCGCGTCGCCCGCGCCTACATCGTCTACCGCGAGGCGCACGCCAAGGCGCGCCGCGAGCGCGAGGCCGGCCTGCCCCAGGTCGCCGTCCCCTCCCTCAGCGTCAGGACCACCGAGGGCGAGCTGGTCCCGCTCGACCGCGACCGGCTGCGCACCGTCGTCGCCGAGGCGTGCTCCGGCCTGCCGACGGTGGACGCCGACGCCGTGGTCTCCGAGGCCGTGCGCACCCTCTACGACGGCGTCGGCGAGCTGGAGCTGGCCCAGGCGCTCGTGCTGGCCGCCCGCACCAAGGTCGAGGCCGACCCGGACTACACCTACGTCAGCTCCCGCCTGCTGCTGGACGTGCTGCGCACCGAGGCCCTCACGGCCGTCTTCGGCGAGCGCCGCACGGCCAGCCAGGCCGAGATGGCCGCGATCTACCCGGAGTACCTCGAGCGGTACGTGGCCAAGGGCATCGGGCTCGGCATGCTCGACCCGCGCCTGGCGGAGTTCGACCTCGACCGCCTGGGCGCCGCGATCGCCGCCGAGCGCGACCTGGACTTCACCTTCCTGGGCCTGCAGACCCTCTACGACCGCTACTTCCTGCACGAGCGCGGCCAGCGCTACGAGCTGCCGCAGGCGTTCTTCCTGCGCGTGGCCATGGGCCTGGCCCTGGGCGAGGCGGAGAAGGAAGAGCGGGCGATCGAGTTCTACCGCCTGATCTCCAGCTTCGACTTCATGTGCTCGACCCCGACGCTGTTCAACGCCGGCACCACCCGGCCGCAGCTGTCCTCGTGCTTCCTGACCACGGTCTCGGACGACCTGTCGGGCATCTTCCAGTCCATCAAGGACAACGCGCTGCTGGCGAAGTACTCCGGCGGCCTGGGCAACGACTGGACGCCGGTGCGCGGCATCGGGGCGCACATCCGCGGCACCAACGGCCAGTCCCAGGGCATCGTGCCGTTCCTGAAGATCGCCAACGACACGGCGGTGGCGGTCAACCAGGGCGGCAAGCGCAAGGGCGCGGTGTGCGCCTACCTGGAGACCTGGCACATCGACGTCGAGGAGTTCCTCGAGCTGCGCAAGAACACCGGCGACGAGCGCCGGCGCACGCACGACATGAACACGGCCAACTGGGTGCCGGACCTGTTCATGCAGCGCGTCGCCGAGGGCGGCACCTGGACCCTGTTCTCCCCCGACGAGACCGCGGACCTGCACGACCTGTACGGCCCGGCGTTCGCGCAGCGCTACGCCCAGTACGAGGCCGCCGCGCAGCGCGGGGAGCTGCGGGTGCACCGCACGCTGGGCGCCGTGGACCTGTGGCGCAAGATGCTCACGGCCCTGTTCGAGACCGGGCACCCGTGGATCACGTTCAAGGACCCGTGCAACCTGCGCTCCCCGCAGCAGCACGTCGGCGTCGTGCACTCGTCGAACCTGTGCACCGAGATCACGCTGAACACGAGCGCCGAGGAGGTCGCCGTGTGCAACCTCGGCTCGGTCAACCTCGCCGCGCACGTGACCGAGCAGGGCCTGGACGTCGAGCGGCTGCGCCGCACCGTGCGCACCGCGGTGCGCATGCTCGACAACGTCATCGACCTGAACCTGTACACGATCCCGCAGGCCGAGCGCGCCAACCAGCGCCACCGCCCGGTGGGCCTGGGCCTGATGGGCTTCCAGGACGCGCTGTTCACCCTGCGCCTGCCGTACTCCTCGCAGGCCGCGGTGGAGTTCGCCGACACCTCGATGGAGCAGATCAGCTACGCCGCGATCGAGGCGAGCGCCGACCTGGCGGCCGAGCGCGGCGCGTACGCCTCCTTCGAGGGCTCCCTGTGGAGCCGGGGCGTCCTGCCGATCGACTCCCTGGAGGTCCTGCGCGAGGCCCGCGGCGGCGACGTCGTCCTCGACACCTCCGCCACCCTCGACTGGGCGCCGCTGCGCGAGAAGGTGCAGCGGCAGGGCATGCGCAACTCCAACGTGATGGCGATCGCGCCCACCGCGACGATCTCCAACATCGTCGGGGTCGCGCAGTCGATCGAGCCGATGTACCGCAACCTGTTCGTGAAGTCGAACATGTCCGGCGACTTCACCGTGGTCAACGCCGCCCTGGTGCGCGACCTGGCCGAGCGGGGGCTGTGGGACGAGGTGATGGTCTCGGACCTGAAGTACTTCGACGGCTCCCTCGGGCAGATCGACCGGGTGCCCGCCGACCTGCGCGACCTGTACGCCACGGCGTTCGAGGTCGACCCGCACTGGCTGGTGCTCGCCGCCGCGCGGCGCCAGAAGTGGATCGACCAGGCCCAGTCGCTGAACCTGTACGTCTCGCGGCCGAACGGGCGCATGCTCGACGAGCTGTACCGCGCGGCGTGGCAGAACGGCCTGAAGACCACCTACTACCTGCGCTCGCAGAGCGCGACGCACGTGGAGAAGTCCACGCTGCGCGGCACCGACGGCAAGCTCAACGCCGTCTCCACCGGTGCTCCGGCCGCTGCTCCGGCCGCTGCTCCGGCCGCGGTGGCCGCCATTGCCCCCGCGGCCGCCCCGGCCAGCGTCGTGCCCGCCCAGGCGGTCGCCACCGCACCGCCGGCGGCCGTGACGACCAGCCCCTCCCCGGTGGTGGTCCTGCCCGACACCGCGGCGGCCGCGTGCTCCATCGAGAACGGCGAGGACTGCGAGGCCTGCCAGTGA
- a CDS encoding glutamate--cysteine ligase: MTPLTPGGPAAAPEPVGATIGVEQELHVVDAHTYAALDDDALSSAVLHGEAGRHVHAEIATTQVEAATGVCRTLEELRSSLAAARAEAAAAAATVGGAVLAASTHPFAGWADQRLTSGPRYLTLYERWGVLALQQVICSCHVHVAVPDLDTAVTVMDHVRPYLPLVLALTGSSPFHEGTDTGYDSYRTQWFDRWPITGPPEPLGDAGSYLGLVYGLKAAGVIDDASNLYWDVRPSSRYPTLEFRVADVATDLDDSLLHAALVRSLTRVLDARDRTGRPAPEVRPELLRAARWRAARYGIQGQLFDPVRLELVDAPVAVRRLLEELRDDLTEHGEWDEVSALTEQLLARGTSAQRQRAVLHRTGDLRSVAEMLVRESQPPPGPPSTPPCA, from the coding sequence ATGACCCCCCTCACCCCAGGCGGCCCGGCTGCGGCGCCGGAGCCGGTGGGCGCCACCATCGGCGTGGAGCAGGAGCTGCACGTCGTGGACGCGCACACGTACGCGGCCCTGGACGACGACGCCCTGAGCAGCGCCGTGCTGCACGGCGAGGCGGGCCGGCACGTGCACGCCGAGATCGCCACGACCCAGGTCGAGGCCGCCACGGGCGTGTGCCGCACCCTGGAGGAGCTGCGCAGCAGCCTCGCCGCCGCGCGCGCGGAGGCCGCGGCCGCCGCCGCCACCGTCGGCGGGGCGGTGCTGGCCGCCTCCACCCACCCCTTCGCGGGGTGGGCGGACCAGCGGCTGACCAGCGGCCCGCGCTACCTGACCCTCTACGAGCGCTGGGGCGTCCTCGCGCTGCAGCAGGTGATCTGCAGCTGCCACGTCCACGTCGCCGTCCCCGACCTCGACACCGCGGTGACGGTCATGGACCACGTGCGGCCCTACCTGCCGCTGGTCCTCGCCCTGACCGGCAGCTCGCCCTTCCACGAGGGCACCGACACCGGCTACGACAGCTACCGCACGCAGTGGTTCGACCGCTGGCCGATCACCGGCCCGCCCGAACCGCTCGGGGACGCCGGCAGCTACCTCGGGCTGGTGTACGGGCTCAAGGCCGCCGGCGTCATCGACGACGCGTCCAACCTGTACTGGGACGTGCGGCCGTCCTCGCGCTACCCGACGCTGGAGTTCCGCGTCGCCGACGTGGCCACCGACCTCGACGACTCCCTGCTGCACGCGGCGCTGGTGCGCTCCCTCACGCGCGTCCTGGACGCCCGGGACCGCACCGGGCGCCCTGCGCCGGAGGTGCGCCCGGAGCTGCTGCGGGCCGCGCGGTGGCGGGCGGCGCGCTACGGCATCCAGGGGCAGCTGTTCGACCCCGTGCGCCTCGAGCTCGTCGACGCCCCCGTGGCCGTGCGCCGCCTGCTCGAGGAGCTGCGCGACGACCTGACCGAGCACGGGGAGTGGGACGAGGTCTCCGCCCTGACCGAGCAGCTGCTGGCCCGCGGCACCTCCGCGCAGCGCCAGCGCGCCGTCCTGCACCGCACCGGGGACCTGCGCTCGGTGGCCGAGATGCTCGTCAGGGAGTCCCAGCCGCCGCCGGGGCCACCGTCCACACCGCCGTGCGCTTGA
- a CDS encoding ribonucleotide-diphosphate reductase subunit beta encodes MSRTDPETVDTTGLGAIETGAARVDVSDKAMINARADVNQLLPLKYGWAWEKYLAACNNHWMPTEVSMQADIALWKSPSGLTEDERLMLKRNLGFFATAESLVANNIVLAVYRQLTNPECRQYLLRQAFEEAVHTHTFQYICTSLGLDEGELFNMYREIPSISDKDSWALRYTKNLEDPGFRTGTPEADQDFLRDLIAFYVVFEGMWFYTGFAQILSLGRRNKMVGIAEQYQYILRDESIHLNFGIDVINQIKVENPHLWSAQFQEEVRTMLREACDLEIAYGRETMPRGILGLNAELCAQYMHFITNRRCGQLGLAPVFAEVDNPFPWMSESMDLKKEKNFFETRVIEYQTGGGLSWE; translated from the coding sequence ATGAGCCGCACCGACCCCGAGACCGTCGACACCACGGGCCTGGGCGCCATCGAGACCGGCGCCGCCCGCGTCGACGTCAGCGACAAGGCGATGATCAACGCCCGCGCCGACGTCAACCAGCTCCTGCCGCTGAAGTACGGCTGGGCGTGGGAGAAGTACCTGGCCGCCTGCAACAACCACTGGATGCCCACCGAGGTGTCCATGCAGGCCGACATCGCGCTGTGGAAGTCCCCGAGCGGGCTGACCGAGGACGAGCGCCTGATGCTCAAGCGCAACCTCGGCTTCTTCGCCACGGCGGAGTCCCTCGTCGCCAACAACATCGTGCTCGCGGTCTACCGGCAGCTGACCAACCCCGAGTGCCGCCAGTACCTGCTGCGCCAGGCGTTCGAGGAGGCCGTGCACACGCACACCTTCCAGTACATCTGCACCAGCCTCGGCCTCGACGAGGGCGAGCTGTTCAACATGTACCGGGAGATCCCCTCGATCTCCGACAAGGACTCCTGGGCGCTGCGGTACACGAAGAACCTCGAGGACCCGGGCTTCCGCACCGGCACCCCCGAGGCCGACCAGGACTTCCTGCGCGACCTCATCGCCTTCTACGTGGTCTTCGAGGGCATGTGGTTCTACACCGGGTTCGCGCAGATCCTCTCCCTCGGCCGGCGCAACAAGATGGTCGGCATCGCCGAGCAGTACCAGTACATCCTCCGCGACGAGTCGATCCACCTGAACTTCGGCATCGACGTCATCAACCAGATCAAGGTCGAGAACCCGCACCTGTGGTCCGCGCAGTTCCAGGAGGAGGTGCGCACGATGCTGCGCGAGGCCTGCGACCTGGAGATCGCCTACGGCCGCGAGACGATGCCGCGGGGCATCCTCGGCCTCAACGCCGAGCTGTGCGCACAGTACATGCACTTCATCACCAACCGCCGCTGCGGCCAGCTGGGCCTGGCGCCGGTGTTCGCGGAGGTGGACAACCCCTTCCCGTGGATGAGCGAGTCGATGGACCTGAAGAAGGAGAAGAACTTCTTCGAGACCCGCGTCATCGAGTACCAGACCGGCGGCGGGCTCTCCTGGGAGTGA
- a CDS encoding 50S ribosomal protein L11 methyltransferase, whose protein sequence is MAEHGGVHDGASAADLLRGRTRLVPAPFVPEVLLHVGSGVVELWEGVEAHVGRSGLEPPFWAFPWAGGQALARYVLDHPHVVAGRRVLDVASGSGLVALAAARAGAASVLADDVDPLALQAVRANAAANGLAVAVTGEDLLDGDGGGADVVLVGDACYARALALRVTAFCERAAARGAAVLLGDPGRAHLPRERLRRVATYDVPVLAELEDREVKRTAVWTVAPAAAGTP, encoded by the coding sequence ATGGCGGAGCATGGGGGCGTGCACGACGGGGCGAGCGCGGCGGACCTGCTGCGCGGGCGCACGCGCCTGGTCCCGGCGCCGTTCGTGCCCGAGGTCCTCCTCCACGTCGGCTCCGGCGTGGTGGAGCTGTGGGAGGGCGTCGAGGCGCACGTCGGGCGCAGCGGGCTGGAGCCGCCGTTCTGGGCCTTCCCGTGGGCGGGCGGGCAGGCGCTGGCCCGCTACGTCCTCGACCACCCGCACGTCGTCGCCGGCCGGCGCGTGCTCGACGTCGCGTCCGGGTCCGGGCTCGTCGCGCTCGCCGCCGCCCGCGCCGGCGCCGCGAGCGTCCTGGCCGACGACGTCGACCCCCTGGCCCTGCAGGCCGTGCGCGCCAACGCCGCCGCCAACGGGCTCGCGGTGGCGGTGACCGGCGAGGACCTCCTCGACGGGGACGGCGGGGGCGCGGACGTCGTCCTGGTCGGCGACGCCTGCTACGCGCGCGCCCTCGCGCTGCGCGTGACCGCCTTCTGCGAGCGGGCCGCCGCCCGCGGCGCCGCCGTGCTGCTCGGCGACCCCGGCCGCGCGCACCTGCCGCGCGAGCGGCTGCGCCGGGTGGCCACCTACGACGTGCCCGTGCTGGCGGAGCTGGAGGACCGCGAGGTCAAGCGCACGGCGGTGTGGACGGTGGCCCCGGCGGCGGCTGGGACTCCCTGA
- the pta gene encoding phosphate acetyltransferase produces the protein MTDVLYVTSMEPDAGKTVVALGVLDLLARSVRRPVVFRPVVPDRDAPDPLVELLRERYGLPGEHEDAVGLTWAEAAALVEVTDSGPDPRRLVAELVERAARLRARGDFLLVLGTDFTGPSPATELDLNAVLAVNLGAPVLTVVSARGKEPAVVSAAAREARSVLAARGCTRVATVVNRAAPGAAEALAERLRAEDADAPVYVLPEMAVLAALTVDEVVTALSGTVLAGSGPRLEREVAGYVVGSGHLQTVLPLLDDGVLLVTSGDRVDLAVGAAAAALGPDLPTPAGVVLTLGTRPDALGLRLLEPSGIPVVSVQQSTYAVLHRLEGLHGVIRPSSTRKVAAALGAFAAGVDAEELHERIRLSRTDAVTPAMFNARLLERARASRRTVVLPESEDERVLRAAEELVHLDVADLVLLGDPEEVAARAARLGLDLGPTRVVDPATSPLRPELARALAQRRAHKGVTLEAAHDLLADETYFGTLLVATGHADGMVSGATHTTAATIRPALEVIRTRPGVSRVSGAFLMCLPERVLVFADCAVTLDPTAEELAGIALSTAQTAQAFGIEPRVAMVSYSTGTSGAGADVEKVREATRLVAARRPDLPLTGPVQYDAAVDPVVAAAKLPGDPVAGRATVLVFPDLNTGNTTYKAVQRSADAVAVGPVLQGLRRPVNDLSRGCTVADVVSTVAITAVQAQHADDDAQAAQVAEPAQPAEPAGLAEPAAAGAEGAA, from the coding sequence GTGACGGACGTCCTGTACGTCACGTCGATGGAGCCCGACGCCGGCAAGACCGTGGTGGCGCTCGGGGTGCTCGACCTGCTGGCGCGCTCGGTGCGCCGCCCGGTGGTCTTCCGCCCCGTGGTGCCCGACCGCGACGCCCCCGACCCGCTGGTGGAGCTGCTGCGCGAGCGCTACGGCCTGCCCGGCGAGCACGAGGACGCCGTCGGCCTGACGTGGGCCGAGGCGGCGGCGCTCGTCGAGGTCACCGACTCCGGGCCCGACCCCCGCCGGCTGGTGGCCGAGCTGGTGGAGCGGGCGGCGCGCCTGCGCGCCCGCGGCGACTTCCTGCTCGTGCTCGGCACGGACTTCACCGGGCCGTCGCCGGCCACGGAGCTCGACCTCAACGCCGTCCTGGCGGTCAACCTCGGCGCGCCCGTGCTCACGGTCGTCTCCGCCCGCGGCAAGGAGCCGGCCGTGGTCTCCGCGGCGGCGCGCGAGGCCCGCTCGGTGCTGGCCGCCCGCGGCTGCACCCGGGTGGCCACCGTCGTCAACCGGGCCGCGCCGGGCGCCGCGGAGGCGCTCGCCGAACGGCTGCGCGCCGAGGACGCGGACGCCCCCGTCTACGTGCTGCCCGAGATGGCCGTGCTGGCGGCCCTGACGGTCGACGAGGTCGTCACGGCCCTGTCCGGCACCGTCCTCGCAGGCTCCGGGCCCCGCCTGGAGCGGGAGGTCGCCGGCTACGTCGTCGGCTCCGGGCACCTGCAGACGGTGCTGCCTCTGCTCGACGACGGCGTCCTGCTCGTGACCTCGGGAGACCGCGTCGACCTCGCCGTGGGGGCCGCCGCGGCGGCCCTCGGCCCCGACCTGCCGACGCCGGCGGGCGTCGTGCTGACCCTGGGCACCCGCCCGGACGCCCTGGGCCTGCGGCTGCTGGAGCCCAGCGGGATCCCCGTGGTCTCCGTGCAGCAGAGCACCTACGCCGTGCTGCACCGCCTCGAGGGCCTGCACGGGGTGATCCGCCCCAGCAGCACCCGCAAGGTCGCCGCGGCGCTCGGCGCCTTCGCCGCGGGCGTCGACGCCGAGGAGCTGCACGAGCGGATCCGCCTCTCGCGCACCGACGCCGTCACGCCGGCCATGTTCAACGCCCGCCTGCTCGAGCGCGCCCGGGCCTCGCGGCGCACCGTCGTGCTGCCCGAGAGCGAGGACGAGCGGGTGCTGCGCGCCGCCGAGGAGCTGGTGCACCTCGACGTCGCCGACCTCGTCCTCCTCGGCGACCCGGAGGAGGTCGCCGCGCGCGCGGCGCGCCTCGGCCTCGACCTCGGGCCCACGCGCGTGGTCGACCCGGCGACGTCCCCGCTGCGCCCGGAGCTGGCCCGCGCCCTGGCGCAGCGGCGCGCCCACAAGGGCGTCACGCTGGAGGCGGCGCACGACCTGCTGGCCGACGAGACCTACTTCGGCACCCTCCTGGTCGCGACCGGGCACGCGGACGGCATGGTCTCCGGGGCCACCCACACGACCGCGGCCACGATCCGGCCCGCGCTGGAGGTCATCCGCACCCGGCCGGGCGTCTCCCGGGTCTCCGGCGCGTTCCTCATGTGTCTGCCGGAGCGGGTGCTCGTCTTCGCCGACTGCGCCGTCACCCTCGACCCCACGGCGGAGGAGCTGGCCGGCATCGCGCTCAGCACGGCGCAGACCGCGCAGGCCTTCGGGATCGAGCCGCGGGTGGCGATGGTCTCCTACTCCACCGGCACCTCCGGCGCGGGCGCGGACGTGGAGAAGGTGCGCGAGGCCACCCGGCTGGTCGCCGCCCGGCGCCCGGACCTGCCGCTGACGGGCCCGGTGCAGTACGACGCCGCCGTCGACCCCGTCGTGGCGGCGGCGAAGCTGCCTGGCGACCCCGTGGCCGGGCGCGCCACCGTGCTCGTCTTCCCCGACCTGAACACCGGCAACACCACGTACAAGGCGGTGCAGCGCTCCGCGGACGCCGTCGCCGTGGGCCCGGTGCTGCAGGGCCTGCGCCGCCCGGTCAACGACCTCTCGCGCGGGTGCACGGTCGCCGACGTGGTGAGCACGGTGGCGATCACGGCCGTGCAGGCCCAGCACGCCGACGACGACGCGCAGGCGGCGCAGGTTGCTGAGCCCGCGCAGCCCGCGGAGCCCGCGGGGCTCGCGGAGCCGGCCGCCGCAGGCGCGGAGGGCGCGGCGTGA